The following are encoded in a window of Roseimicrobium gellanilyticum genomic DNA:
- a CDS encoding PVC-type heme-binding CxxCH protein, whose protein sequence is MKTKSLTRRLLTMLVATAAAFQTLPAQPAGPVSLFDGKSLDQFEGDTKIWRVEDGLITGGSLTEQITKNHFLATKKSYHNFVLKLKIKIAGTGFVNSGVQIRSVRVPNNTEMSGYQVDAGAGWWGKLYDESRRNKVIGEAKDLAAVNASIKANDWNEYQIRAEGPRIQSWVNGVAALDYTEQDTNIAQDGHIAVQVHSGGKLIVQVKDITIEELPPTPNAPTWDKVGRPGEKKQAAAGASAMKMGNAPGSAALTPEQERASFKVPDGFTVELVAAETEDIGKFIAVAWDHAGRMWTMTALDYPVDANENKAEAESLYAKGGRDKILVYDQPYGPGPHQPRVFADGLAIPLGILPAKDGCYAQYGHDIRLYKDTNGDGKADKHEAVLTGFGIDDSHLFPHQFTQGPGNWIYLAQGAFNHGDVKRPDGNPLATGSMFSIRPQPSAPFHFCKLARMRPDGSDFQLLSSGPNNIWGLVLDRAGGWFIQEANDMGYPVVPFMPGTHVPGVGNEKLKPYAPVRPPSLTPPQMGGTGLSGLALKEEPGWPEVFTGKGDKRLFYIANPITSRVQVVQATHDENGYTFEKKEDFLTSTDPWFRPIAIAFGPDGCLYVTDWYNRIISHNEVPRAHPDRDKTRGRIWRIRHKDQPKPEVPDMTKVATEDLLLYLESTSQWAQRTASEQLIQRGAKDLADTLLTLSTDENKDAATHVHALWVCEGLGIYDEATMAKLLASKDRNERRETARALASFNLSAEALAKLFAPLRDEKDTDVRSAIIQTLATVKASSPVLVETLVHFFAPSLPAGSDKMQAYEREFERYLVRAALENHGPALVAFLRSKAARALPVENRISACLALPKSEPPFAFIEALRDANRPPGDEEVVTLLSSPMPLKTGDVSSGRYLQTIPSAWLNEVAGFINRPENCLPVLEAVVRQRDRLERDYTTAMLNNMDLEAVLRGSSKNAPNPLAVPLAAAFPVRGVETVVAEIALAASTPQEVRLLAIDTLPKLSEKEASRLEPLATGESTPPGVRAAAIAALASMKPDLTSAQFGNLWPKLNPLERSTLAAKLASSKTSGKVLLGAISAGTLKDADLDASMLERLHSLYPEDPAMKSLWDRVAKKFVRVLKMTGNKDGYVDSNLTLQGPFTVESWVRLDDGIDNGDGLLGNGKTLGPNFYGKKFRVYVGGDLHDVAVATKDMVPGAWTHVAFTRDDKGVFRIYLNGELDATGSKTTMASFEGCDIGRSPVGNKGTAGEFAEYRVWNVCRTPEEIRSNFDRTFAGEQKPEHLTVYHSPMSDWQGITKQASVAPLLNGPHLLSATEAKAQAEKLAKYKVLAAKPGDAKAGQAVFTSICLSCHTVAGKGANLAPALDGSAHRDLDGLLRALLTPNAAVEGGYRAFRVETKDGRLVEGFLASRDKDGLTLRMMGGLEQRVNQADVAKADFTERSLMIEGLVDALNEQQVADLFSYIRTLK, encoded by the coding sequence ATGAAAACAAAATCACTCACCCGCCGGCTGCTCACCATGCTGGTGGCGACCGCTGCTGCCTTTCAGACACTGCCTGCCCAACCTGCCGGACCAGTGTCTCTGTTCGACGGCAAGTCCCTGGACCAGTTTGAGGGCGATACGAAAATCTGGCGTGTGGAGGATGGCCTCATCACGGGAGGTTCACTCACGGAGCAGATCACGAAGAACCACTTCCTCGCCACGAAGAAGTCGTATCACAACTTCGTGCTGAAGCTGAAGATCAAGATCGCGGGCACGGGTTTTGTGAACAGCGGTGTCCAGATTCGATCTGTACGTGTACCGAACAACACCGAGATGAGTGGCTATCAGGTGGATGCTGGCGCCGGATGGTGGGGTAAACTTTATGACGAATCCCGGCGCAACAAGGTCATCGGCGAAGCAAAGGATCTTGCTGCGGTGAACGCCTCCATCAAGGCGAACGATTGGAACGAATATCAAATCCGCGCTGAAGGGCCACGCATCCAGTCGTGGGTGAATGGCGTCGCGGCGCTCGACTACACTGAGCAGGATACGAATATCGCGCAAGATGGTCATATCGCCGTGCAGGTGCATTCTGGTGGCAAGCTCATCGTGCAGGTGAAGGACATCACCATCGAAGAGCTGCCTCCCACGCCGAATGCTCCCACATGGGACAAGGTGGGACGACCGGGTGAAAAGAAGCAGGCTGCCGCTGGTGCAAGCGCCATGAAGATGGGCAATGCTCCCGGATCCGCCGCTCTCACGCCGGAGCAGGAGCGAGCCAGCTTCAAAGTGCCGGATGGCTTCACCGTGGAGCTCGTAGCGGCGGAGACCGAGGACATTGGCAAATTCATCGCTGTGGCATGGGATCACGCAGGGCGCATGTGGACCATGACCGCACTGGACTATCCCGTGGATGCCAATGAGAACAAAGCTGAAGCCGAATCGCTCTATGCAAAAGGCGGACGGGACAAGATCCTTGTGTACGATCAACCCTACGGCCCTGGTCCGCACCAACCGCGTGTGTTTGCCGATGGGCTGGCCATTCCGTTGGGCATCCTCCCGGCAAAGGATGGCTGTTATGCACAGTACGGTCACGACATCCGTCTCTACAAGGACACCAATGGCGACGGCAAGGCGGACAAGCACGAGGCGGTGCTCACCGGATTCGGCATTGATGACTCACACCTCTTCCCGCATCAGTTCACCCAAGGGCCGGGGAACTGGATCTACCTCGCACAGGGCGCCTTTAATCACGGCGATGTGAAGCGCCCGGACGGCAATCCGCTTGCCACGGGCAGCATGTTCTCCATCAGACCCCAGCCGAGTGCTCCGTTCCATTTCTGCAAGCTGGCGCGCATGCGTCCGGATGGCAGTGATTTCCAGCTGCTCTCCAGTGGTCCGAATAACATCTGGGGGCTCGTGCTGGATCGCGCTGGTGGCTGGTTCATCCAGGAAGCGAATGACATGGGCTATCCTGTGGTACCCTTCATGCCCGGAACGCATGTCCCGGGAGTGGGAAATGAGAAGCTCAAGCCGTATGCACCCGTACGTCCACCATCCCTCACACCTCCACAGATGGGGGGCACCGGATTGTCCGGCCTCGCGTTGAAGGAAGAGCCCGGCTGGCCCGAGGTTTTCACGGGGAAAGGTGACAAGCGCCTCTTCTACATCGCCAATCCCATCACCAGCCGTGTGCAGGTCGTGCAGGCGACGCATGATGAGAATGGATACACCTTCGAAAAGAAGGAGGACTTCCTGACCTCCACGGATCCGTGGTTCCGTCCCATTGCCATCGCCTTCGGCCCCGATGGCTGCCTCTACGTCACGGATTGGTACAACCGCATCATCAGCCACAACGAAGTTCCGCGCGCGCACCCGGATCGCGACAAAACCCGTGGCCGTATCTGGCGCATCCGCCACAAGGACCAGCCCAAACCTGAAGTGCCGGACATGACCAAGGTGGCCACGGAAGATCTGCTTCTCTACCTTGAAAGCACCAGTCAGTGGGCCCAGCGCACGGCCTCGGAACAGTTGATCCAGCGCGGGGCAAAGGACCTTGCAGACACGCTGCTGACGCTCAGTACCGATGAAAACAAGGATGCCGCCACCCATGTGCATGCCCTCTGGGTATGTGAAGGCCTTGGCATCTATGACGAGGCGACGATGGCAAAGCTGCTGGCTTCGAAAGACCGCAATGAGCGCCGCGAGACCGCACGTGCGCTGGCTTCTTTCAATCTGAGCGCGGAGGCACTGGCAAAACTCTTCGCCCCTCTGCGGGATGAGAAAGACACTGACGTTCGCAGTGCCATCATCCAGACACTGGCCACCGTGAAGGCATCGAGCCCGGTGTTGGTGGAGACACTGGTGCATTTCTTTGCCCCTTCTCTCCCTGCGGGCAGTGACAAGATGCAGGCTTATGAGCGGGAGTTTGAGCGGTACTTGGTGCGTGCGGCGTTGGAGAATCACGGCCCAGCTCTGGTTGCCTTCCTGAGGAGCAAAGCCGCGCGCGCGCTTCCCGTGGAAAACCGTATTTCTGCGTGCCTTGCTCTCCCGAAAAGTGAGCCTCCCTTCGCGTTCATCGAGGCGCTCCGGGACGCCAATCGCCCTCCGGGTGACGAAGAGGTGGTCACGCTCCTGAGCTCTCCGATGCCTCTGAAAACGGGTGATGTGAGCAGTGGGCGCTACCTCCAAACCATTCCAAGCGCATGGCTGAATGAAGTCGCGGGCTTCATCAATCGTCCTGAGAACTGTCTTCCGGTCCTGGAGGCAGTGGTGCGCCAGCGCGACCGCCTGGAGCGTGACTACACCACGGCCATGCTGAACAACATGGATCTGGAAGCGGTTCTGCGCGGCAGTTCCAAGAACGCGCCCAATCCGCTCGCGGTGCCTCTGGCTGCGGCGTTTCCTGTTCGCGGGGTGGAAACGGTCGTTGCCGAAATCGCACTGGCTGCAAGCACGCCGCAAGAGGTGCGACTGCTTGCCATCGATACACTGCCCAAGCTTTCCGAAAAAGAAGCGTCGCGTCTTGAGCCCCTTGCTACGGGCGAAAGTACACCGCCGGGAGTTCGCGCTGCCGCCATCGCTGCGCTCGCCTCCATGAAGCCGGACCTCACCTCCGCGCAATTCGGCAATCTCTGGCCCAAGCTGAATCCTCTGGAGCGCAGCACCCTCGCAGCCAAGCTCGCCTCTTCCAAGACCAGCGGGAAGGTTCTCCTGGGCGCCATTTCCGCGGGCACACTGAAGGACGCCGATCTCGATGCGTCCATGCTGGAGCGCTTGCATTCCCTCTACCCAGAAGATCCAGCCATGAAGTCCCTGTGGGATCGCGTGGCGAAGAAGTTCGTCCGTGTACTGAAGATGACAGGCAACAAGGATGGCTATGTGGACAGCAATCTCACCCTGCAAGGTCCCTTCACCGTGGAGTCCTGGGTGCGATTGGATGATGGCATCGACAATGGGGATGGACTGCTCGGCAATGGGAAGACCCTGGGTCCGAACTTCTATGGGAAGAAATTCCGCGTGTATGTAGGAGGCGATCTCCACGATGTCGCCGTGGCCACCAAGGACATGGTGCCCGGAGCATGGACACACGTCGCTTTCACCCGCGATGACAAGGGCGTCTTCCGCATCTACCTGAACGGTGAACTGGATGCCACCGGCAGCAAGACCACCATGGCCAGCTTCGAAGGCTGTGACATCGGGCGCAGTCCGGTGGGGAACAAAGGCACGGCGGGTGAATTTGCCGAGTACCGTGTCTGGAATGTCTGCCGCACGCCGGAGGAGATCCGTTCGAATTTCGACCGCACCTTCGCCGGTGAGCAGAAGCCGGAGCATCTCACGGTGTATCACTCCCCGATGTCCGACTGGCAGGGCATCACGAAGCAGGCATCCGTCGCCCCACTGCTGAATGGCCCGCACCTGCTCAGCGCCACCGAGGCCAAGGCCCAAGCGGAGAAGCTCGCCAAATACAAAGTCCTCGCTGCAAAGCCGGGTGATGCCAAGGCTGGGCAGGCCGTTTTCACCAGCATCTGCCTGAGCTGTCATACGGTGGCAGGGAAGGGGGCGAATCTGGCGCCTGCCTTGGACGGCTCCGCGCATCGAGATCTCGATGGCCTGCTGCGCGCGCTCCTCACGCCCAATGCTGCCGTGGAGGGTGGCTATCGCGCGTTCCGCGTGGAGACCAAGGATGGCCGGCTCGTGGAAGGCTTCCTCGCTTCACGTGATAAGGACGGTCTCACCCTGCGCATGATGGGAGGTCTGGAACAGCGCGTGAATCAAGCCGACGTCGCAAAGGCGGACTTCACCGAGCGCTCACTCATGATTGAGGGACTCGTGGATGCGCTCAACGAGCAACAGGTGGCGGATCTCTTCAGCTACATTCGCACGTTGAAGTGA
- a CDS encoding carboxymuconolactone decarboxylase family protein, which produces MSSDSATSAVPRLSYRDASPAAYNAMIALETSVRKAGLEPSLLELVKLRASQINGCAFCVDMHSSDARKKGEDERRLHLLSVWREVPSFFSPRERAALAWTESLTLISENHVPDDVYAQVSQEFSETELTNLTLAVVAINGWNRFSISFRAVPPPLEKQP; this is translated from the coding sequence ATGTCCTCAGACTCTGCAACATCTGCCGTTCCACGCCTCAGCTACCGCGACGCCAGCCCTGCCGCTTACAATGCCATGATTGCCCTTGAAACCTCCGTGCGGAAGGCAGGCCTGGAGCCTTCGCTGCTGGAGCTTGTGAAGCTGCGCGCCTCCCAAATCAACGGCTGCGCCTTCTGCGTGGACATGCACTCCAGCGATGCACGGAAGAAGGGCGAGGACGAGCGTCGTCTCCATCTGCTCTCCGTCTGGCGTGAGGTGCCCAGTTTCTTCTCTCCACGCGAGCGCGCCGCACTGGCCTGGACCGAATCGCTCACACTCATCTCCGAAAACCATGTGCCGGATGATGTCTACGCCCAGGTCAGCCAGGAGTTCTCCGAAACTGAGCTGACCAACCTCACGCTGGCGGTCGTGGCCATCAATGGATGGAATCGTTTTTCCATCAGTTTCCGTGCAGTGCCGCCTCCCCTGGAGAAGCAGCCCTGA
- a CDS encoding tetratricopeptide repeat protein — MAYSDDAIEIITKGNEALKKNAYDEAVASYTAALSIGLTKELQATVRGNRGLAYLAKEDYNNAARDLSLALEVNPKSFDALAGRGAAYSGLEQPDKAIADLDAAIALDPKAGIAYRHRSEAYRQKGDLKQALKDADESVRLDPREAKAYVARACTHMVRGSLNQMVADFEKAMEISPNTVGVNALGGVTSATALKHIMKGYKAHMEEKYAEAIAAYDEALKEKLPPRLKSIVLGNRALVDTKLGEWTDCIADSTAALKADPSNVEALGARAMALEKLGRPEEALRDYSDGLDLEPAYGALWNNRGNVYKNLGKLDEALEDYKKALKCDPKDVAAINGKSEVLRRKGDLKGALEVSTEGLRLIGPNASLHNFRALTYREMRQTDKELADMNEAVRLEPTNLTYLRNRGMTHERNKDWDKALQDLNEAIRLQPKSAENYHVRGGLYEGKGDIDAAMQDRDMAMQLAPNSAESYSGRGSVYLKKEQWDKALADFNKAIQLDPRDAVAHAGLASFYNTRGEMEKAIASLDEALRLQPRNANFQKGRAIIHANMGEWAAAITAFGRVAELNPSDTESQLWRLRLLSSAPDAAARDGRKAVELALQLCETQKWSSESVDVLAAAYAEVGDFANAVKYAKQAMDTVKDLPPGRKTRMEKRLKQYEAGQPYRIVP, encoded by the coding sequence ATGGCTTACAGTGATGACGCCATCGAAATCATCACGAAGGGTAACGAAGCGCTGAAGAAAAATGCGTACGACGAAGCTGTTGCCAGCTATACGGCAGCGCTGTCCATCGGGCTCACCAAGGAACTGCAGGCGACAGTTCGAGGCAACCGCGGACTGGCCTATCTCGCAAAGGAAGACTACAACAACGCTGCGAGGGACCTCAGCCTGGCCTTGGAGGTGAATCCAAAGTCCTTTGATGCACTGGCCGGAAGGGGCGCCGCGTACAGCGGTCTCGAGCAACCCGATAAAGCCATCGCCGATCTCGACGCAGCCATTGCCCTCGACCCAAAGGCTGGAATAGCCTACAGGCACCGGTCCGAGGCATACCGGCAAAAAGGCGACCTGAAGCAGGCCCTGAAGGACGCTGATGAGAGCGTCCGTCTCGATCCTCGTGAGGCCAAAGCTTATGTTGCAAGGGCCTGCACCCACATGGTGCGCGGTTCGCTGAACCAGATGGTAGCGGATTTCGAAAAAGCCATGGAGATAAGCCCCAACACTGTTGGAGTGAATGCTTTGGGAGGCGTGACCAGCGCCACCGCGCTGAAACACATCATGAAGGGATACAAGGCGCACATGGAGGAAAAGTATGCGGAGGCCATTGCGGCCTATGATGAGGCTCTTAAGGAGAAGTTGCCCCCTCGCCTGAAGTCCATCGTGCTTGGCAATCGAGCCCTGGTGGATACCAAGTTGGGAGAATGGACGGACTGCATCGCTGACAGCACCGCCGCGCTCAAGGCTGACCCTTCAAATGTGGAGGCGCTCGGAGCGCGTGCCATGGCTTTGGAAAAGCTGGGCCGTCCCGAGGAGGCATTGCGTGACTACAGCGATGGTCTCGACCTTGAACCAGCGTACGGCGCCCTCTGGAACAACCGGGGCAATGTCTACAAAAACCTGGGCAAACTGGACGAAGCTCTGGAGGACTACAAAAAAGCTCTGAAGTGCGACCCCAAGGATGTCGCCGCCATCAATGGGAAATCCGAGGTCCTGCGGCGCAAGGGCGACTTGAAGGGTGCTCTGGAAGTTTCCACCGAGGGCCTGCGTCTCATCGGCCCCAATGCAAGCCTCCACAACTTCCGGGCCCTCACCTACCGTGAGATGCGACAAACAGACAAGGAACTCGCTGACATGAACGAAGCTGTGCGGCTGGAACCCACCAACCTGACCTACCTCCGCAATCGCGGTATGACTCATGAAAGGAACAAGGATTGGGACAAAGCGCTGCAGGATCTGAATGAAGCCATCCGGCTGCAACCCAAGAGCGCGGAAAACTACCATGTACGCGGCGGCCTCTACGAAGGCAAAGGAGACATCGATGCTGCCATGCAGGATCGAGACATGGCGATGCAACTCGCCCCGAACTCTGCCGAGTCCTACAGTGGACGTGGTTCCGTGTATCTGAAGAAGGAACAATGGGACAAAGCTCTCGCAGATTTCAACAAAGCCATTCAACTGGATCCACGGGATGCAGTCGCCCATGCCGGACTCGCCAGCTTCTACAACACGCGGGGAGAGATGGAAAAGGCCATCGCAAGTCTCGATGAAGCCCTGCGCCTGCAACCCAGAAACGCCAACTTCCAAAAAGGCCGCGCCATCATCCATGCCAACATGGGTGAATGGGCGGCTGCGATCACCGCCTTCGGACGGGTCGCCGAGCTGAATCCCAGTGATACGGAGAGTCAGTTGTGGCGGTTACGTTTGCTATCGAGTGCTCCCGATGCCGCAGCCCGGGATGGCAGGAAGGCGGTGGAACTGGCACTCCAGCTCTGCGAGACACAGAAGTGGAGCAGCGAAAGCGTGGACGTGCTCGCCGCCGCCTATGCAGAGGTTGGTGACTTCGCGAATGCGGTGAAGTACGCGAAGCAGGCCATGGATACGGTCAAGGACCTGCCTCCGGGGCGCAAGACCCGGATGGAGAAGCGGTTGAAGCAGTATGAAGCGGGCCAGCCCTACCGGATTGTGCCGTGA
- a CDS encoding Tm-1-like ATP-binding domain-containing protein — MPIIAVLGTLDTKGAEHAFIAEAIRARGHEALLIHVGCLEEPSITPDVPVEEVAAASGEDWKGIFAKKDRGESVALMARASAAYVARLAEQEKIHGIISLGGGGGTAIATAAMRALPVGFPKLMVTTLASGNTAPYVGTKDIVMMPAIVDVSGINRISRTIFENAAGAICGMVEEAAARLARPAEDRPLIVASMFGNTTACVDKAKTLLEQSGYEVLVFHATGTGGRTLESLVESGMVAGVLDITTTEWADELAGGILSAGPTRLEAAGRADVSAVVTPGCLDMVNFGEPHTVPAKYAGRTFYHHNPQVTLMRTNADECAELGRILAEKVNAYTAPVSVLLPKKAISIISAEGKPFYDPAADEALFSSIKKHLRAGIPLMEFELEINDPAFAAACATALLENIAAHHAP; from the coding sequence ATGCCTATCATTGCTGTACTGGGAACCCTTGATACCAAGGGCGCTGAGCACGCCTTCATCGCGGAAGCCATCCGTGCCCGCGGGCACGAGGCCTTGCTTATTCATGTGGGCTGCTTGGAGGAGCCCTCCATCACGCCGGACGTCCCTGTCGAAGAAGTGGCCGCTGCGAGCGGCGAGGACTGGAAGGGTATCTTTGCGAAGAAGGACCGCGGCGAATCGGTCGCCCTCATGGCCCGAGCCTCGGCCGCCTATGTGGCCCGGCTCGCGGAACAGGAGAAGATTCACGGCATCATCTCGCTTGGGGGCGGGGGAGGCACGGCCATTGCGACTGCAGCGATGCGCGCCCTTCCCGTGGGTTTTCCCAAGCTCATGGTCACTACGCTCGCGAGCGGAAACACAGCTCCGTATGTGGGTACGAAGGACATCGTGATGATGCCTGCGATTGTGGACGTGTCAGGTATCAACCGCATTTCACGCACCATTTTCGAGAACGCGGCCGGAGCCATCTGCGGCATGGTGGAGGAGGCAGCGGCACGGCTTGCGCGTCCGGCAGAGGACCGGCCGCTGATTGTGGCCAGCATGTTCGGCAACACGACAGCCTGCGTGGACAAAGCAAAGACGCTGCTGGAACAATCTGGCTATGAAGTGCTGGTCTTCCACGCCACCGGCACGGGGGGGCGCACTCTGGAGAGCCTTGTGGAGAGCGGCATGGTGGCGGGCGTGCTGGACATCACCACCACGGAATGGGCGGATGAGCTTGCAGGAGGCATTCTCAGCGCAGGGCCCACACGATTGGAGGCCGCGGGCAGGGCGGACGTGTCTGCCGTCGTCACTCCCGGGTGCTTGGATATGGTGAACTTTGGCGAACCTCATACCGTGCCCGCGAAGTACGCAGGTCGCACCTTTTACCACCACAATCCGCAGGTGACCCTCATGCGCACGAATGCTGACGAGTGCGCAGAGCTTGGCCGCATTCTCGCTGAGAAAGTGAATGCCTACACCGCGCCCGTCTCCGTGCTGCTGCCAAAGAAGGCCATCAGCATCATCAGCGCGGAAGGAAAGCCGTTTTATGATCCTGCTGCAGATGAAGCCCTCTTCTCCTCCATCAAGAAGCACCTGCGCGCCGGCATTCCATTGATGGAGTTCGAACTGGAAATCAATGACCCTGCCTTCGCCGCTGCCTGTGCCACTGCATTGCTGGAAAATATTGCCGCTCACCACGCTCCCTGA
- a CDS encoding phospholipase D-like domain-containing protein, which translates to MKEIGTLTYLLKGVVMVCLCSGTGCNSPKAFTGSGGVKRTMQTIHVAGVKGLGTSIVRYPVSGSIRAAQQGTTLVGSWLNPGMGGLAKGNHREHLPPAGTHVGMDVAVFETLLDRQIKPQRATGKVSLLIDGPEYFSRLGQLFREARDPVDVQLYIFDRDDFAVQMADALKQTSQHAPVRVLYDDLGSLQAGYTAPETPPPAEFEPPEDIARYLKKDSSIRVRKLHNVALTSTHTKIITFSASLAHIGGMNIGREYLSEWHDLMAEVQGPVVELLQAEVDHSWKRASPVGDWQHLWPFRRNDHRSRVSAPPSVEGTYDIRVFRTKPFDYEIQEAIHLAIDNARQRVWIENPYFTDDTIVRKLIEARRRGVDVRIVLPIDANAKVLSKNNEATAAVMFAHGIRIFVYPRMTHVKAGLFDDWAFIGSANYDRLSLRVNDEVNIAYSHPAAVRELEQRLFLKDFRTSKERRSPPPTDGVDHLAETAADAL; encoded by the coding sequence ATGAAAGAGATTGGTACCCTCACCTACCTGCTCAAGGGTGTTGTCATGGTCTGCCTGTGCTCGGGCACAGGATGCAATTCCCCCAAGGCCTTCACGGGGTCAGGCGGCGTGAAGAGAACGATGCAAACGATCCACGTAGCAGGGGTGAAGGGACTCGGGACCAGCATCGTCCGCTATCCAGTCTCTGGTAGCATACGGGCCGCACAGCAGGGTACCACCCTCGTAGGTTCCTGGCTGAATCCCGGGATGGGGGGGCTCGCAAAGGGTAACCACCGCGAACACCTCCCTCCTGCCGGAACGCACGTTGGCATGGATGTGGCCGTTTTCGAAACACTCCTCGATCGCCAGATCAAACCTCAGCGCGCCACGGGCAAAGTGAGCCTTTTGATTGATGGACCGGAATACTTCTCGCGGCTTGGCCAGCTTTTCCGTGAGGCGCGTGATCCGGTGGATGTGCAGTTGTACATTTTCGACCGCGATGATTTTGCCGTGCAGATGGCAGATGCTCTTAAGCAGACATCCCAGCATGCGCCGGTGCGCGTGCTCTACGATGACCTCGGCAGTCTGCAAGCCGGGTATACCGCCCCCGAAACACCTCCTCCTGCGGAATTCGAGCCACCAGAGGACATCGCCCGATACTTGAAGAAGGATTCCAGCATCCGCGTGCGCAAGCTGCACAATGTAGCCCTGACTTCCACGCACACGAAGATCATCACATTCAGTGCTTCGCTGGCCCACATCGGCGGCATGAACATCGGAAGGGAATACCTTTCCGAATGGCATGACCTGATGGCGGAAGTACAGGGCCCGGTTGTTGAGTTGCTGCAGGCGGAGGTCGACCACTCCTGGAAGCGGGCTTCCCCTGTGGGAGACTGGCAGCACCTCTGGCCCTTCAGAAGGAATGACCACCGCTCACGAGTGTCAGCACCCCCGTCTGTGGAAGGCACCTACGACATCCGCGTTTTTCGCACCAAGCCTTTTGACTATGAAATCCAAGAAGCCATCCACCTGGCCATCGACAATGCCAGACAGCGTGTGTGGATTGAGAACCCCTACTTCACCGATGACACCATTGTAAGGAAGCTCATCGAAGCCCGCCGCCGCGGTGTGGATGTGCGCATTGTGCTGCCGATCGATGCCAATGCGAAGGTGCTGAGCAAAAATAACGAGGCCACCGCTGCGGTGATGTTCGCGCATGGCATCCGCATCTTCGTGTACCCACGCATGACGCATGTGAAGGCGGGCCTGTTTGATGACTGGGCCTTCATTGGCTCCGCCAACTATGACCGCTTGAGCCTGCGCGTGAATGACGAGGTCAATATCGCCTACTCCCATCCTGCGGCAGTTCGCGAACTGGAGCAGCGCTTGTTCCTCAAGGACTTCCGCACCAGCAAGGAGCGCAGATCTCCACCTCCCACGGATGGTGTCGACCACCTGGCGGAAACGGCGGCGGATGCCCTGTAG
- a CDS encoding helix-turn-helix transcriptional regulator, giving the protein MKLRTLSSQESAAVPVHADITRNGRGTKEMILEASSCPALGAHRISRVGIEWATPGFQRVRLRPSGSFIMAVCEGSGRILLDGTWQTIRAGTVCMAPPRILNAFEASREGKWVIAWVRYDEPPPVHPLVGSASPQKMKFDGEVLRRAIEGLISEWETARDSRVVYHWVEIVHSLARRIAQPAKVDEKLVALWEDVAAHLSDDWQLGSLAARFHSSREHLRRACLKHFGRSPMQQLTYMRMQQARHLLEETNDKLESIAAAVGYESGLVLARAFRRWVGCTPTEYRRG; this is encoded by the coding sequence TTGAAACTTCGAACCCTTTCATCACAGGAATCTGCTGCGGTGCCCGTCCATGCAGACATCACCCGCAATGGTCGGGGCACCAAAGAAATGATTCTGGAGGCTTCCTCCTGCCCGGCCTTGGGAGCCCACCGCATTTCGCGCGTGGGCATCGAGTGGGCTACACCCGGATTTCAGCGCGTAAGACTGCGACCGTCCGGCAGTTTCATCATGGCAGTGTGTGAGGGCAGCGGGCGAATCTTGCTGGATGGCACCTGGCAGACCATCCGTGCTGGCACTGTGTGCATGGCGCCACCGCGCATCCTGAATGCCTTTGAAGCGAGCCGGGAGGGCAAGTGGGTGATTGCCTGGGTGCGCTACGATGAGCCTCCACCCGTGCATCCGCTCGTGGGGTCCGCTTCACCACAAAAGATGAAGTTCGACGGCGAGGTGTTGCGTCGGGCCATTGAAGGATTGATTTCTGAATGGGAAACGGCGCGAGACTCGCGGGTGGTCTATCACTGGGTGGAAATTGTGCACAGCCTGGCTCGGCGCATCGCCCAGCCGGCGAAGGTGGATGAAAAGCTGGTGGCCCTGTGGGAGGATGTGGCGGCGCATCTCTCGGATGACTGGCAACTGGGCAGCCTGGCGGCGCGTTTCCATTCCAGTCGCGAGCACTTGCGCCGTGCCTGCCTGAAGCACTTCGGCCGCAGCCCCATGCAGCAGCTCACCTACATGCGCATGCAGCAGGCTCGCCATCTGCTGGAGGAGACAAATGACAAGCTGGAGTCCATCGCTGCCGCTGTGGGTTATGAGAGCGGCCTGGTGCTGGCGCGCGCCTTCCGCCGCTGGGTGGGTTGCACGCCGACGGAGTACCGCAGGGGATAG